The following are from one region of the Lytechinus variegatus isolate NC3 chromosome 4, Lvar_3.0, whole genome shotgun sequence genome:
- the LOC121412772 gene encoding uncharacterized protein LOC121412772 yields MAKSTFLASTCMILVLGIICGVILQPISGCSCGPGYKDPAFCSFDFGINGTVVDINGNVTLQEDLVYSVNVHDVYRNTSEGIFLNEILDIRTSATSCGFHNFEIGNVYLIAGGFSGVYTIESCYAVVIGYNDDGEPYRDVDIPCSTTSVTIASSVVVISFLFTLLFV; encoded by the exons ATGGCAAAGTCTACCTTCCTTGCTTCTACATGTATGATCCTCGTTTTGGGTATCATCTGTGGTGTCATCTTGCAGCCGATATCAGGATGCTCCTGCGGACCCGGATATAAGGACCCAGCTTTTTGCTCCTTCGATTTCG GTATCAACGGAACTGTGGTTGATATTAATGGAAACGTCACTTTGCAAGAAGATCTGGTATACAGCGTCAACGTACACGACGTATACCGAAACACATCGGAGGGAATATTTCTTAACGAAATCCTGGATATAAGAACTTCGGCGACCTCCTGCGGCTTCCACAATTTTGAAATTGGCAATGTCTACCTAATTGCAGGAG GATTTTCAGGAGTCTACACCATAGAGTCGTGTTATGCCGTTGTCATCGGATACAATGATGACGGGGAGCCGTATAGAGATGTCGACATACCGTGCTCGACGACGTCGGTAACCATCGCCTCATCGGTCGTCGTCATATCATTCCTATTCACTTTGCTATTCGTATGA
- the LOC121413117 gene encoding uncharacterized protein LOC121413117: MTTVIMFIPSALSIFLLAAIFSRASGCECATEPAFCSVGFGIRGTVTGIRGNVTAGDLITYTVRIAEVYRNSTDGISVDNSVDIITISSAKACGIPDLQENVTYLLSGGVVFGSYHLHTCNSVVVEYSDYVDNKDRHEDVDIPCSATLSSMTVSAFVVVFVALLDHVFFP; the protein is encoded by the exons ATGACGACCGTCATCATGTTCATCCCATCAGCGCTAAGTATATTTCTTCTCGCCGCCATCTTCTCCAGGGCATCGGGTTGCGAATGTGCCACGGAACCGGCTTTCTGCTCTGTAGGATTTG GTATCAGAGGAACGGTTACGGGTATCCGAGGCAATGTCACTGCCGGTGATTTAATTACATACACTGTTCGGATAGCCGAAGTATACCGCAACTCAACAGACGGCATCTCCGTCGACAATTCAGTCGACATTATTACTATCAGTTCAGCCAAAGCCTGTGGTATACCCGACTTACAAGAGAATGTGACGTATCTACTTTCTGGAG GTGTCGTGTTCGGTAGCTATCATCTGCACACATGCAATTCTGTGGTCGTCGAATACAGCGACTACGTCGACAACAAGGATCGCCATGAAGATGTCGACATTCCTTGCTCAGCCACATTGTCGTCGATGACCGTCAGTGCCTTCGTCGTCGTCTTTGTCGCTCTACTCGACCATGTTTTCTTCCCCTGA